From Gossypium hirsutum isolate 1008001.06 unplaced genomic scaffold, Gossypium_hirsutum_v2.1 scaffold_637, whole genome shotgun sequence, a single genomic window includes:
- the LOC121226913 gene encoding histone H2B, gonadal, which yields MPPKVSSKGAKKAGKAKAARSGDKKRKRRRKESYSIYIYKVLKQVHPDTGVSSKAMSIMNSFVNDIFERIAAEASRLAHYNKRSTITSREIQTAVRLLLPGELAKHAVSEGTKAVTKYTSSK from the coding sequence ATGCCTCCAAAAGTTTCATCTAAAGGAGCCAAGAAAGCCGGCAAAGCAAAGGCCGCCCGTTCCGGGGACAAGAAACGAAAGAGGAGACGAAAGGAATCTTACAGCATCTACATTTACAAGGTTTTGAAGCAGGTCCACCCCGACACCGGTGTCAGCAGCAAAGCCATGTCTATCATGAACAGCTTTGTCAACGACATTTTCGAAAGAATCGCTGCCGAAGCCTCTCGACTTGCCCACTACAACAAGAGATCCACGATCACAAGCAGGGAGATTCAAACAGCCGTTCGACTTCTCCTGCCCGGCGAGTTGGCCAAGCACGCTGTTAGCGAAGGAACCAAGGCCGTCACCAAATACACAAGCAGCA